TACAATAGAGGTGGGTTAAAAAACTCTTTGAATTTTCAGGCCAAGTGGCTATATTAATAGATACTCGGGATGAAAACATCTCTATGTATTTATCCTGTTTACATCAATGCTTTTAGCCGTATTCCTTGCCCGGACTCGGTTAAAAGCATTTTTTTATCTGTTATTTTCCGTTCACCTCCTTTATAGTTTCTTTAACAGAATTTCTCTTAATCATAGTAGTAGGTAACAAGATGCTTTTTGAGGAAAAAATACGGTTAGTTTCGATTTGATCAAACAAGAGTCGCATGGCCATTTGACCCAGCTCAAAATTCTTTTGTTCTACCGTTGTCATCGGCGTTTTAAGAAATTCAGAGTAGGGTTGTTCATCAAAAGCGACCATGGATATATCATCTGGTATGCTTAATCCTTCTTCATAAAGGGCGCGCAGGACACCAAGAGAGATGAGATTGCTCATAGCAAAAATAGCAGTGGGAGGTAACTCATTTCGTAATAGTATTTTGGTTTCAAAATACCCGTTCTGATCGCCGAAACTATCTCCAACGATCAGGGATCTATCCACTTCGATATTATTGTCCTTCAGTGCTTGAGTATAGCCTCTGATTCGTTCTTCATTCGGGACCGTTCCGGGTATACCCTGAATGACGGCAATTCTTCGATGACCACATTTAATCATATAATTTACGGC
This genomic window from candidate division KSB1 bacterium contains:
- a CDS encoding LacI family DNA-binding transcriptional regulator, whose product is MDNNHVNLETIANNCTVSPSTVSRVLNGKATQYRISKQTEKRILSEARKLNYIPNPMARGLRMQKTLIIGLIIPDISNHFFSSIAKSVEGFTRKNGYSIMLCDSQENEELEQDSLILMQNRKVDGLIVAPVGLNSQALESFQKGGTPVVVIDRYYFNSDLPYVGSDNFQGAYDAVNYMIKCGHRRIAVIQGIPGTVPNEERIRGYTQALKDNNIEVDRSLIVGDSFGDQNGYFETKILLRNELPPTAIFAMSNLISLGVLRALYEEGLSIPDDISMVAFDEQPYSEFLKTPMTTVEQKNFELGQMAMRLLFDQIETNRIFSSKSILLPTTMIKRNSVKETIKEVNGK